A region of the Coxiella-like endosymbiont genome:
CTACCGTTGCAAAAATTGCGGTCGTCCAGAAAATGCCTTCAAGCTGAAACCATGCGTTAATGAGCAGGCCAATAATAAGAGCGATAGCAAACGAAAATCCAATTGCTATTCCCACTAGCGCCATAGCTTTACTGCGTTCTTCATCTCGAGTTAAATCAGCAATCATGGCAAGAATGGTACTCCCAATTGCCCCGGCACCCTGAAAAGCTCGGCCGATGATAATGCCGTAAATGGAATGCGACAAGGCAGCAAGAATACTTCCAACGCCGAGTAATATCAGGCCTGCGGTGATAACAGGCTTGCGACCAATATGATCGGAGAGCATCCCAAAAGGGATTTGAAAACAAGCTTGTAGGAGTCCATAGATACCAAGTGCTACCCCGATGAGGGCTGGTGTAGCAAAAGGTATTTGATTGGCATAGAGAGAAAATACCGGGAGGAGCATAAATAATCCCAGCATCCGAAAGGCCATAATAGCGGTGAGGGAAGCTACTGCAATTCGTTCTTTTGCATACATAATAATCAACGATCAGTGCTAAAAAAGCTTATTGTACCTTCAAAAGAGGAACTTGGTAAGCCAACTTATAATCTCTAACTAAATTCATCATTAGTCCTCTCAAAAGATTAGTCCTCTCAAAAGAGGGGTGAGTAGTCGAACGATCTGAGTTTCCTGTCTAGGAGTGGATTATGTATGCATCAGAACAAAGCGTAAATCTCTATTTTGGGGTTGTTGGAGCTGGAATTTTCTCCTCCTGTTATTGGAACAGGGAAGGTCCATCATATTGAGTATCAAATTAAAATAGAAATAGGTGTGAATTTAGGAAAGGCCAATTTTGGGAGCATAAGAGAACTTCTTGTAGTGAGTCATAGATTTATCATATCGATCCAAAATTAGTGATGATTAAGGACGCTCAAACACTGCCATTAAAAGTAAAAACATCACGTAGCTATCAAGAGAAGGATTAAAACTTGATGTACGTTTTTATTAAAGAAAAATGATTGATACAGCTATAATGCTCTATAGGTATCTGAGTTAGATGTTTTTTTCTTCAATCGTAAGGGATTAGTATGATCTACCTGCATTTTTTAAAAAGTTTTAAAAAGTATTTAATTTTAGCAAGTGCTCTATTATTTACCTTTTTTGCGTTCACTAATTTTACAGATTATAGCGCTAATTAGGGAGGGAGTTGACAAAGCATGTTCTCAGCCCTTAGAAGCCTCGAAATAATCTGGTGAGTTATTACGAATCCGCTAGTGCAAATTATTCTGTATCTTTCAATCATTATGACAGAATCATTACGACAGAGATGATTACAGCTATTTTATTGTGGACAGCAGCAATTTTATTATTTCGGCATCTTAAAACTGATGTATTTTATCGCATTATAATTTTACTCAGGTAGGTCTCTCTGATTGGTATTATGCTTTATTTTTTTGGATTTATCGCTTATTGGTTCCGAATGGTTTCTAATGTGGCAATCGAATCAACACAATAATGCGTAGTTTAGCGGTGGTTTATATGCAGGTTTATTGCTATTAATTGCTATTTATTTCAATCAAGACAAAAAATTTTTAATCGTTAAGTTTTTTGTCTGAACCCACAATCGAATCAGCGCAGTAATAGTTTTTCGATTTTGGTCTTTCGATTGATGGCAAATGCCCGCAATCTTCGACAATGATCAAAATAGCTCTAAGAGATTTTATTTTTTAGAATTTCCTGTTGTTCAATGAAACATAGGTGGTCTTGACATCCATATGCTTGACATCCATATGAATAATTAATGTGGAACATTGAATGTTCGGTAAAATCCAATGAGTATTGGGACTGTGGATTTTAGCTAGTGTTTGATTGATTAATCCTTCTGTGGGAAACTGTGAGTGATTAAGCCAATTTGATTTTTTGCCATTAGAGATTTTTCCTTTTTACGCTCAGAGTAAACAAGGTTAGGTCTTATTTGGTCCAATAGTGCTTCGCGTCGGTTATTTTTTATCTGGACTAAGGTTTGTTGCATAAAGTCGATATCTTTCTGGTCCTTTTCACCGTCCCAAGTAGCAATTAAAATAAGTTTACTGACTCTTTCCGGATAGCGAGCAGCAATAGACTTGGGCGACCCAGGTCCCCTAGGAATACCCCACTAAAATAAATTTAGGTGGTGCTCGCTTTAAACAGCTTCAGCCATTTTTTCGATCAGTGTCTTAGTCTGTGATAACAATAACTTCTGGGTCTACCATATTTAGGTGCTGACACTGATGCTCCCAGACCATAGCATTGTCGCTCCAGCCAGGAAGAATAATGAGTTTCTGTTTGTTTGCTATGCTTTATCCTTGGATTAGTGGTAGTGACAGGCAAGCATCCTCTATTATATTAAAATTGATCAATTTTCTCGGCGAGGGTTTTATGATCAACGTTCGATTTCTTCTAGTTTTGGTTTTAATTAGGTACGGTTTCTTCTGGTTTTTTGTAGTCCCTAGGTTGATCCCCCTATTGTCCTCCAGTTTCTAAGATTCAAAGTACCCCTTTTCAAGGGGCAAACATATTGAATAGTTTGCCTAATCTTTTCCCTTTAATGAGCATCAAAGGGTGGCGTGGGGAGCTACTCTTTGTAATCCTCAAATGAAAAAGTGTGATATACCTCATCTGAGACAAGTTTATAAAGCCATGGTACGTAAATATAACACCTTCTGTATTTCTTCCCCCCCTTATCGCTCACAAGCCTTATGTGTGTTTATACAATCTTCCCCATTCCAAAGGCGCAAGGTTCAACGCATATCGCAATGATAGATTGCGTTAATGGTCAGTGTTCATAACGGACTCTAACGAACCTCTATTTCTTCTATAGAAAATAGTTCAGTTTCCTGAATGAGCTTCACTTATCAAGGGACACTACTGTACAATATCGGTCCTATGAACCATATCCAGTTGCGTGGTGTTCGGACGCATAATCTCAAAAATATTGATCTTGACCTGCCCCGAAATCAATTAATTATCATTACGGGTCTGTCGGGGTCGGGAAAGTCTTCCCTGGTGTTTGATACCCTCTATGCAGAGGGGCAACGACGCTATGTGGAATCACTGTCAGCTTATGCCCGTCAATTTTTATCAATGATGGAGAAACCGGAGGTAGATGTCATTGAAGGACTCTCCCCGGCAATTGCCATCGAACAAAAATTGGCGTCGCATAATCCCCGTTCTACTGTGGGTACGATTACGGAAATTTATGATTATCTACGATTGTTGTACGCTCGGGTTGGTCAGCCTTGTTGCCCAGAGCATCATCATCCCTTGCAAGTACAAACCATAAGCCAGATGGTGGATGCGGTTTTAGCAATTCCAGAAGGGACACCTATCATGATATTGGCTCCTGTTGTTCGAGAGCGTAAGGGGGAGCATGTCCAGCTTATTGACCAATTAAAAACCCAAGGGTTTATTCGTGTGCGAATTGATGGTGAATTAGTGGAATTAGATGAAGCACCCAAATTAAGTTTGCGTAAAAAGCATACCATTGAAGCAGTAATCGATCGCGTTAAAGTTCGCCCGGATGTTCAGCAGCGCTTAGTAGAATCCTTCGAAACCGCGATACGTTTATCGGACGGGTTAGCTGTAGTAGCTCCCTTTAATAATCGACAAATTGAAGAGCGTATTTTTTCCTCTCGTTATGCCTGTCCTGATTGTGGTTACAGTTTAGAAGAATTAGAACCAAGATTGTTTTCTTTTAATAATCCTGTGGGCGCGTGTCCGACGTGTGGTGGATTAGGTGTTAAGCAACATTTTGATCCCGAAAAGGTAATTCACAACGAAAAAGCTAATCTTGTCGATGGTGCCATTCGTGGATGGGATCGTCGCAATTTATATTATCATCAATTGTTGACTTCCTTAGCCGATCACTATGGCTTCGATATGGAAACTTCTTATTATCGATTGCCAAAATCGATCAAAAATAAATTACTGTATGGAAGTGGGAATGAAATCATTACTTTTTACCTTCCTTCGCATGATGGTAAAAAAATTAAACGGAAATATCCTTTTGAAGGTGTAATACCTATCATGGAACGGCGCTATCGCGAAACAGAATCTCAGGCTGTACGAGAAGAATTAGCAAAGTATTTGACGGTGAATGAATGTGAAGCCTGTGAAGGAACTCGTTTGCGAACAGAAGCACAACATGTTTTTGTAGAAAATAAAAATCTTCCTGAAATTACAGCGATGTCCGTTGGTGATGCCCTCAAATTTTTTCAATCACTAAAGTTAGAAGGGCGCCGTGGAACGATTGCAGAAAAAATATTAAAAGAAGTTAATGTCCGACTTGGATTTTTAGTAAACGTTGGCCTGAATTATTTAAATTTAGCTCGGAGCGCAGAAACTCTATCAGGCGGGGAAGCGCAACGTATCCGATTGGCAAGTCAAATTGGTTCTGGGTTAGTAGGCGTAATGTACATTTTAGATGAACCATCGATTGGATTACACCAACGAGATAATCAACGATTACTAGATACATTAAAACATCTGCGTGACTTGGGAAATTCGGTTATTGTTGTGGAGCATGATGAAGAAGCCATTCGTACAGCGGATTATGTTGTTGACATTGGGCCAGGCGCTGGGATTCACGGGGGAGAGATTGTTGCACAAGGTACCCCTGCTGAAATTATGGAATATCCCCGCTCATTAACAGGACGTTATTTATCAGGAAAAAGCACAATTCCGGTTCCGAAAAAACGCAGATCAAACATAGGACAATCTATTTCGCTAAAAGGTGCCACCTGCAATAATTTAAAAAATGTGGATGTAAATATTCCCATTGGTCTTATGACTTGTATAACAGGGGTGTCAGGCTCAGGAAAATCGAGCCTTATTAGCGATACGCTTTATTCTATTGTTATTTCACGATTAAATGGCACCACACAACGACGTGTGGGCCCCTATAAATCCATCAAGGGGTTAGAATATTTAGATAAGGTTGTAGAGATCGATCAAAGCCCTATTGGTCGAACGCCACGATCAAATCCAGCAACTTATACGGGTGTTTTTACACCGATTCGCGAATTATTTTCAGGCACACAAGAAGCACGCACACGAGGCTATTCGCCAGGCCGATTCAGTTTCAATGTAAAAGGTGGTCGTTGCGAATCCTGTGAAGGTGATGGTGTTATTAAAGTAGAAATGCATTTTTTAGCCGACATGTATGTTGTTTGTGATGTTTGCAAAGGAAAACGATACAACCGCGAAACGCTGGAGATACATTATAAAAGGAAAAATATTTATGATGTGCTACGAATGACGGTTGAAGAGGCACGTGAATTTTTTGATGCAATCCCAGTGCTCGCACGCAAATTGCAAACGTTGATGGATGTCGGTGTTTCTTATATCACATTGGGGCAAAGTGCAACGACTTTATCAGGGGGAGGCGCAACGAACTAAATTGTCACGTGAATTATCAAAACGGACAACCGGTCGCACGTTATATTTATTAGACGAACCCACAACCGGACTTCATTTCCACGATATTTTACATTTATTGCGAGTGCTTTACCGACTGCGCGATGATGGTAACACTATTGTCATCATCGAGCATAATCTCGATGTCATTAAAGTAGCCGATTGGATAATCGACATGGGTCCGGAAGGCGGTGATGGGGGAGGGCAAGTCGTCGTTGCTGGTACCCCTGAAACTGTTGCAAAATGCAAATTTTCTCATACAGGAAAGTTTTTAAAGACGGTTTTAGAATCGGCCGCTCCTCTCACTTCCACTTCCCAGCAAGAAAAAATAAATACGGAAAAGTAGTGGTGGAAATTAAATGCAATCGCTAAGAAGAACACTAATTTTCAATAGGCTAAACCAGGGAATGCAACCAAATTCTTTCTCATTGTTGGTAATAATCATGACTTCTAAAGATAATGCGTAAGCGGCACAACCCAAAGATCATTGTTGCCAATTGGCGTACCCTTTCTTTCTAACGGCGCTTGGGGTTTGGGGGTCGGGCGGGGGCCCCTCCTTGTACCAGTTTACGAATGATTATAGGCGATCCGAATGATTATAGGCGAATTTTCCATCCGTAAATCCAGCTGTAAAGTTTTTTAGAAGCTGCATGGGACGGTAAATTAGTGTACAATACCACTCTATGTCAATCATTAAAAATGATCGTTTTATCCGGGTGTTGCTATGACAGCCTGTGGACCGAACTCCAGTGTAGTTGATGCACCAAGCAGGACTGTATTTGCCAGAATATCGACGATTGCGTGAGAAAAGCGCGTAATTTTATGGCTTTCTGTAAGATCCCCGGAAGTTGACTTGTGAAGCAGCCTTGCAACCGCTAGAACGCTTTTGAGACGATTAACCTTGTCGTTAAAGCCTTGGCTTGACAAGTTTCTTTGATTGATTGGATTTGCTGTGGAAGTCCTTGGACATTGGCTTGCTATATGATTGAAGTTCAGAGTAGTAAAGCATTTTTAAGTGCAAGAGCTATGGTTTATCAAAATCCTAAGTTCCTACATAGGTTATTGCGAAAATTAACTTCGTTGACGATAAATTATTTAAATGCCCAGATTCGAGCGGGCGTCGGCGCTTTAAATTATTTATTGCAAATTGCTGTCGAAGTGATACGGGAAAAGGAAGAACGAAGGATCCCTCTGATCTTTTTCACCAAAAATGGCAGAAAATGGTTAGAAAAAATTGTAACAAGCGGGGGATGGGGATGCGATGCGATTGGATTGGACAATTGATATCGTACAATCGCATGTGCGCATAGGAGATCGAGTAGCTTTGCAAGGTAATTTAGATTCCGCAATTTTTATTGTCTAATCCAAAGATGGTTGTCATCCCTGTGACCGAGATTTTAAAGGCTTATGGAAAGGGTTCTGGTCATGTATTTAATTTAGGACATGATGGAGTTTGATCCGGCTACACCTGTAGAAAATGTATCCGACATGATTGAGGCTGTTTAAAATTTTAATATTAAAAATGAAAAAGCAACCAGTGGTTATTATCGGTAGTGGATTAGCAGGTTACCTCTTTGCGAAAGAGTTTCGTAAATTGGACACGACAACACCCTTGGAAATTATTACCGCCAACGACGGTGCTTTTTACTCCAAACCGTTATTATCAACAGCCTTAACTAATAAAAAATTGGTTGCTCAATTAGCAGTGTACTCTGCAAATGAAATGAGCTCGCAATTGCAAGCCCGAATTCACACTCATATGCTGGTGGAAACTATTGATCCTTCCTCGCAAATGATTCAAATTCGCCGAGAAAAGATCGCTTACCAAAAACTCATTATGGCTTGTGGTTCCAAGACGGTAACGCCGACCTTACAGGGTGATGGCCTTTCCGCTGTAACTGCCATAAATGATCTGGCTGCCTATGAAAGATTTCGTGCATGGATAGAAGACAAAAAATCTCTTGTCATTCTGGGAGCAGGTTTAGTAGGTTGCGAATTCGCTAACGATTTAATTAACGTGGGTTATCGCGTTGAGGTAATATCGCCAGATCCTTATCCTTTAGCCAAACTGGTGCCTGAAGGCGTGGGAGTCGCTTTGCAGAAGTCTCTTGCGGACAAGGGTGTAAATTGGCATTTAAATAAAGCAGCTACAGTCGTTAGTTCTGATGAAAATGGTTATCAAATTGCATTGGGGGATGAGAATACCATCCATGCCGATGGAGTTCTTTCGGCAATCGGGATCAGGCCCCAATGCAGTCTAGCGGAAACGCTTAACCTTAAGTGCAATTGGGGGATAGTAGTAGATCGTTATCTAAAAACGAGTATCGAGAATATTTATGCCCTCGGTGATTGTGCCGAAGTGGCTGGTGAGGTGCGTCAATATGTGGCGCCACTCTTACAGTGCGCCCGAGCTCTTGCTCGTCATCTGCTCGGCGATAAGCACCCTGTGCAATACCCGCCTATGCCCATCATAATCAAAACACCTGCTTGTGCTATTACCGCTTATCCACCTCCCGCAACGATAGAAGGCGAATGGCAATATTGGGTGGAGGGGAACCATCAGAAAGCTTTATTCTACAACCGAGAGGGTAAATTGCTGGGATTTGCCTTGTCAGGGGATTGCGTTAAGGAGAGAATGTTGCTTACGCAACAATTGCCGGCCGTCTTTTGAAATTGAGCAATTATCTGTGTCTGAATTTCCCTTGTGCGGAAATGATATACTACTGAATCAGGAGCTCGGGTTGGAGAGAATTTAAATGACGCTTTATACGATTGCAATCACACTAATCCTAGTGATGGACCCACTGGGAAATATTCCTGTATTTTTAGCTATCTTGCGAAATTACGACACGCGAACTCAAACACGAATTATTCTGCGAGAATCCCTAATTGCCTTCCTCATTTTGGCATTATTTGTTTTCTTTGGGCATTATATCTTGCATGGATTACATATTACTACTCCCGCCTTAAGTATAGCTGGAGGAGTTATTCTCTTTATTATTGCTCTTCGAATGATTTTTCCACCGGAACAAAAAGCAGTTAAAGAAGACTTTGAAGAACCCTTAATCGTTCCTTTAGCTGTGCCCTTGACAGCTGGACCATCAGCAATGGCAATGGTGTTATTGTTTGTTACTCGAGATCCCCATCATCTTTGGTTAGTGTTTTTAGGCGTACTTATTGCCTCTGCAATTTTTACAGTAATTATGTTATTTGCACCTTTTTTAATGAAAATTTTGGGAAAACGTGGCCTAACGGCAATTGAACGATTAATGGGAATGATATTAACTACTATTGCGGTACAAATGTTTCTGTCCGGCGTTGCACAATATTTACATTATCCCTTGATGTAACTCCCAGTGTTTCTAAAGTAAAATGGTAAAGTGTTGTTAAAGGAATTTGGGTTTTATCAAACGGCAGGGTAGCGGAGGACCAAATGGAACCAATACCTTGATGATGACCTGATTTTACTGCAATATTGTGAAAGTAATTAGTGAATGACCCAATCGATTTTTTTAAATCCCTAACTTCAGTTTCTTCTTGAATACCTTTAGTAAAAGCGGTTTCTATAAATAATGAGCAAGGTGTATTTTGGGTAATGCGAAATAGTGGGTGGTTATTAACGGATAATTGGGACAATCGAATTTTTGCTTGATCGAGTTCCGATTGCATCTTTGCTTCGATTTGCCAATCCCGACTCATCAAGGGGACCACACGATAATTATTTAGCCCTAATTTTTTCAATAATGCTTTATGATCGTAAAGACGGTAATAATTCATACCACCTTCATTTTCTTTTTCTGTAAAAGGAACTTGAGAAAGTCCTGTAACAATTAGCACCAGAGTTTCGGGATCTTTAGCTAATTTTAAAGCGAATGCAATGATGTTGTCATACAATTCTAATCCATAAGTAAGAGGGTCATGATAGGGGTGGTAATCCGGCGATTTTATTTTTTCGTTGAACAGCTCAGGTTGAAAGTTGCGCCAGTAATGATGTTGATAATGGGCACAAGCGTTAAGGAATAAGGTGTAAAAACCATAATTTGAAACACTTAGAAGCCATTTGAATATTTGTGTTAAAAACAAATCAAAAATTCCTGGCAGTTTCCATCGCATAAAAGGGTCTAATTTTTGAGAAATTAATTGGTAAGCAATGCGTTGGTAAAGAGAAAAAGGAAATTTAAAGGCACGGCAAATTTTTAAACCCTTCCATAAATCTAAGAAGGTTATTGATGCGGTGGCATGAGATTGCACTTTTTTACTAATTAAATCCCATAAGGGTTGGATGTTTTGGGGGTGGGTAGCTCCCTTCCTGGACCAGGGATCAGGAAAAAGAAGCCTCCTTTCGTTTTGCCACGCAATGCGTTCATGCTACCGACAATACCAGATTCAATTCCCTGAGCACTTAAGGTTTCCCAAATTTGAGGATGTTTTAAATGAACGGCATCACTTAAATGGAATATTTGATGTTCGGAAAATGTTTTTCCTGTATGTGCCGTGATCCATTGAATCCAAGGTTCCAGAAGCTCATAAGTGTATTCGCTGGTGGTTTCTAAGTAATTCCATTGTTCATTAATTTGCTTAAAGTGAGGGAGTTTTCCTTTAGTAATGAGGGTATCTACGGCTATTTTTGAAACCTCGTTAAGTTCAAATTGAATAATTCGCTTGAAATTGAATTTCATTCTATTACCCTTAAATATTAAATACTAAACATTTATTTGTGCCACCAGATTTTTTAAATTCTGAAACGTATTGAATAATTATTTCATAGCCCCATTGATTTAATTTTGATTTTAAGTCAGAGCTGGACTGCATTCATAAAAATAACTGATTTTTTATTAGGAATTTTATCTGTTTTGATAACAACTGCCTTGTAATCTGCATGGTAAGCATCATCTTACTTTTATTTTCAGCCACGTTCTTTTCGATGATTTGTAAAGAATCCGAATTGAAAGCCTCGGGGTAGTACATAACAGTGTCATCGAGTAAAGGGTAAAAACAAGTATCTAAATGATAGAATTTTTCATCAATTAATTTTAGCGGAATAACTGTCATGGGAAAGATAAGTTTCCAAATATTCGTAAGCCTTATAAATCCGAACGGATATTATAGCCCATCCAAAAATAAGGACAATCAGCTTGAAACAATCCGTCGCCCTCCCCTTTAAAATAAATAGATTTAGGTAGTACACAAATGGTGTAATCTTTGCTTTGAAACCACTGTTTAAAATGGCTTTCTTCTCCTTGACGTTCTTTATGACGAAAATGGCTTAGAATAAACAGGTTATTGTGAGTAAGACCTGCATTAGCAGTAAAAAAATCAGGCAGATATAGACTGTTGGTTTATCAGCTCAATTTTGGCGTACCGGTTTAAATGATCGTAAAAAGCTTACCATTACTGACTGGATAGATTCTTATCTACTCCGTGAACGTGATCCACCATCCAGTGGTTGATCACGTACTCAACTCCAAAATGCTGGGACTTACACATCAGTAAATTAGGAAATCGCTCATTATAAACCCTCGAGTTATGATAAAATTGTATTGGATAACTTAGGTAAAATCAAAATATGCAACACTAGCTTAATCGACGAGATTTTTTAAAAGCAAAGCGTGTTGGCACTTATACTGATGATGAGCACACAACTCTTACAAAGATTTAGAAAGATTTTTAAAATCATTCACGTAGATATGGATTGCTTTTATGTGTTCATCGAGATTCAGGACAATCCCGCTTTACGTCATAAGCCTATTGTAGTAGGGCAGTCCCTGCCGCATTCACGAAGAGAGCGGTTTGCAAGGCAAATTACATTGCCAGGCAATACGGTATTCGATCAGCAATGCCTTCTTATAAAGCAAAGAAACTTTGCCCTCAGTTAATTTTTTGTCTGTGAACATAGAAAAATACTGTCAGGTGGGGGTGCAAATTCGATCTTTATTCAAAGAATATACAGACTTAGTAGAGCCTTTATTTTTAGACGAAGCTTATTTAGATGTCTCTAATTGTCTGGTTCATGGAGGGAGCCCGACTTTAATGGCTCGTGATGTTCGGAAACGGATTTGGCAGCAGCATTTTATCACCGCATCTGCTGAGGTTGTTTCCAATAAATTTTTGGCCAAAGTGTTCAGTGGCTGGTAGCAAAAGCCGAATAGTTTAAAAGTAATTTCTCTAGCAGAAGTCGAAGATTCGTTTAAACTACTTCCTGTTGAAAAGATATGGGGGAGTAGGAAGGTCACAGCACAAAAGATGAGGTCCCTAAATCTTCATACCTGCTTAGACTTACAAGTACTTCCACTCGAAACTTTGGTAGAGTCCATTTTGGCAGCTTTGGAGCTACTCTCTATAACTTAGTCGTTGGGTGGGTTGATAAGCGCAAGGTAGAACCTAATCGTCTTAAGGAAGACGATTAGTGTAGAACATATTTGTTTATTTTTTAATATATTTTTCAGCTTGAAATGCTATTGTTTTCTCACTTTGAAATGCTATTGTTTTCTCACTAAGAATCTCCCAGCACTGTAAGATATGCAATGGTTTAAAGCTTCTTTTAGCGAAACCGGCTAAGTACTCCTCGTTACTACTGTTTTAGATCGGTCCCCGTGTAATAGGTTCCGTTATTGCATTCTAGAATGTAAATTCAGTAAGTCATGTACTTAACAATACAAATGGTTAAGTTCGCTCACTCAGGAGCAGTTTAGATCAGTTCCTGGTGAAATAGCTTTATTACAATTAGCTTTATTGCAATTATGCGGCAACAGGTTTTGATTGCTCCCTATCCATTTAT
Encoded here:
- a CDS encoding NAD(P)/FAD-dependent oxidoreductase, with the protein product MKKQPVVIIGSGLAGYLFAKEFRKLDTTTPLEIITANDGAFYSKPLLSTALTNKKLVAQLAVYSANEMSSQLQARIHTHMLVETIDPSSQMIQIRREKIAYQKLIMACGSKTVTPTLQGDGLSAVTAINDLAAYERFRAWIEDKKSLVILGAGLVGCEFANDLINVGYRVEVISPDPYPLAKLVPEGVGVALQKSLADKGVNWHLNKAATVVSSDENGYQIALGDENTIHADGVLSAIGIRPQCSLAETLNLKCNWGIVVDRYLKTSIENIYALGDCAEVAGEVRQYVAPLLQCARALARHLLGDKHPVQYPPMPIIIKTPACAITAYPPPATIEGEWQYWVEGNHQKALFYNREGKLLGFALSGDCVKERMLLTQQLPAVF
- a CDS encoding MarC family protein, translated to MTLYTIAITLILVMDPLGNIPVFLAILRNYDTRTQTRIILRESLIAFLILALFVFFGHYILHGLHITTPALSIAGGVILFIIALRMIFPPEQKAVKEDFEEPLIVPLAVPLTAGPSAMAMVLLFVTRDPHHLWLVFLGVLIASAIFTVIMLFAPFLMKILGKRGLTAIERLMGMILTTIAVQMFLSGVAQYLHYPLM
- a CDS encoding MFS transporter gives rise to the protein MYAKERIAVASLTAIMAFRMLGLFMLLPVFSLYANQIPFATPALIGVALGIYGLLQACFQIPFGMLSDHIGRKPVITAGLILLGVGSILAALSHSIYGIIIGRAFQGAGAIGSTILAMIADLTRDEERSKAMALVGIAIGFSFAIALIIGLLINAWFQLEGIFWTTAIFATVGIILLHTVVPTPLQLLPHPEVESESGYFKKVICSSALLRLDFGIFSLHCILTAIFIGIPIILSRVINLTEHEQVSLYLIILLFAFIIAMPLIILFEKSANLSGLLLVLSFF